A genomic stretch from Lathyrus oleraceus cultivar Zhongwan6 chromosome 2, CAAS_Psat_ZW6_1.0, whole genome shotgun sequence includes:
- the LOC127121996 gene encoding uncharacterized protein LOC127121996, with product MNYRTNPRHHLQGYRVAIEHMEEKDFIWRPYIQYPVPDYNDSRVWSATTYIICFYTVEMHQTDRVKLQFGFEQQIPSPPRCLSEHHNMTMVQAWDTHWQDLNKEELKEWKRRRHLVLQGNSVTGESKLGREYMNWFLSIPFMHVAPTQFLDDPRQRVASSTQHTTQHTTSPPQQHNQPSSSAQQTYQHIQTTQQHTIYSTSTQHHNPQTPLPLTNYFYNQQYQQQTNLRPPIQYTPIPQPNFQYSNPHSQPQPSNTTYAHPTPTYNPDDVYYPPIQHTPPETYTQTTHSLPNFELTDDHLMSMSSFGVQELDVMNMPPNTSQQRQSQQQQQNALDELSSDSSPSPVRQRQEDLGKGKRKKVGTRCGTGGHYR from the exons ATGAATTATCGAACTAATCCTCGACATCATTTACAAGGGTACCGTGTTGCAATAGAACACATGGAAGAAAAAGAT tttatttggaggccgTACATACAATATCCAGTGCCTGATTATAATGACAGCCGAGTCTGGAGTGCAACAACATATATCATATGTTTCTATACCGTTGAGATGCATCAGACGGATCGAGTCAAACTCCAATTTGGATTTGAACAACAAATACCGTCTCCGCCAAGATGTCTAAGTGAACACCATAACATGACTATGGTCCAAGCTTGGGACACGCATTGGCAAGATTTAAATAAAGAAGAGCTGAAAGAATGGAAAAGAAGAAGGCATTTGGTGTTACAAGGAAACTCGGTAACTGGTGAGTCTAAGCTGGGTAGAGAATACATGAATTGGTTTTTATCAATTCCTTTTATGCACGTTGCTCCGACACAATTTTTGGATGATCCCCGTCAACGTGTAGCTTCTTCAACCCAACACACAACCCAACACACAACATCACCCCCACAACAGCATAACCAACCATCATCCTCAGCTCAACAAACATACCAACACATCCAGACCACCCAACAACACACCATTTATTCCACCTCAACTCAACACCATAATCCCCAAACTCCACTCCCTCTAACAAACTACTTTTAcaaccaacaatatcaacaacaaaccaaCCTACGCCCACCCATACAATACACTCCAATTCCTCAACCCAACTTTCAATACTCAAACCCTCATTCTCAACCCCAACCTTCTAACACCACATACGCACATCCCACTCCCACATACAACCCTGATGATGTGTATTATCCTCCTATCCAACACACCCCACCCGAAACCTACACACAAACCACACATTCACTACCCAACTTTGAGCTCACCGATGACCATTTAATGAGTATGTCTTCTTTTGGCGTTCAAGAACTCGACGTTATGAATATGCCTCCTAACACATCACAACAACGTCAaagtcaacaacaacaacaaaacgCCCTTGATGAATTGTCTTCCGACTCATCTCCGTCTCCCGTAAGACAAAGACAAGAAGACTTGGGCAAGGGAAAACGCAAAAAAGTTGGCACAAGATGTGGAACAGGCGGTCACTATAGATAA